AGGGCCAGGCAAGCTTGACCCAGCGCCCAAGGACGGGAGAGTAGCGCTCCCCACGTTCGCGTCCGCCGGAGAGTTTCCCCTGACCGCCCCGATCAAGATCGCCGTCGCCGGCGCGCTCGGCCGCATGGGCCAGGCGGTGGCCGCCGTGGTCGCCGGCCGCCAGGACGTCGTGCTGTCGGCACGGTTCGACCGTCCGGGAGCGAGCGGCGAGGGTCTGGTCGACCAGGCCGCGGCGCTGGACGGCGCCGACGTGGTCATCGATTTCACCACCCCCGCCGCCTCGGTGGCCCTGGCCCAGGCCTGCGCCGCGCGGGGCGGGCCCACCCTGGTGATCGGCTCCACCGGACTTTCCGAGCAGGACCTCGCCGCCATCGGCAAGGCCGCCGAGACGGTCGCCATCGTCCAGGCCGGAAATTTCTCCCTGGGGGTCAACATGCTGCTGGGCCTGGTGGCCCAGGCCGCCCGGGCGCTCGGCCCCGACGCCTACGACATCGAGATCTTCGAGGCCCACCACCGGCGCAAGGTCGACGCGCCCTCCGGCACCGCCCTGATGCTGGGCCAGGCTGCAGCCAAGGGTCGCGGCGTGGATCTGGCGCTGGCCGCCGCGCGGGCGCGTGAGGGCAATACCGGTCCCCGGATTCCGGGCGACATCGGCTTCTCGGTCATGCGCGGCGGCGACATCATCGGCGAGCACTCGGTGACGTTCGCCGCCGACGACGAGATCCTGACCCTGAGCCACTCGGCCCGCGACCGTGGCCTGTTCGCCCGGGGCGCGGTGGAGGCCGCCCGCTGGGTCGCGAACCGGCCGCCCGGCAAGTACGACATGCAGGACGTGCTGGGTCTCAACTGAGAGGGCGTGCTTGATGGCCGATCTGCTGAGGCGCGACGCCACGGGCCAGCTCGCCGCGCTCATGGCCAAGGACGTCTCGGCCGTCGAGCTGCTGAAGCTGGCCCTGGCCCGGCACGAGGCCACCCACGCCCGCCTGAACGTGGTGATCGCCGCCGACCTCGACCGCGCGCTGGACGCAGCCCGTGCCGTCGACGACCTGCGCCTGCGCGGCGAGACCCTGGGTCCGCTCGCCGGCCTGCCGATGACCATCAAGGACACCCTGGACGTGGCGGGCCTGCCGGCCTCCTCCGGCCTCGACGCCTTCCGCCATCGCAAGGCCGAGGACGCCGTCGCGGTGACCCACGCCCGCCGGGCCGGGGCTGTGATCTGGGGCAAGACCAATGTTCCGGTGATGGCCGGCGACTGGCAGAGCTTCAACGCCGTCTATGGGACCTCGAACAATCCCTGGGACGTCGCCCGCACCACCGGCGGCTCGTCGGGCGGGTCCGCCGGCGCCCTGGCGGCAGGGGTCACGTCGCTGGAGATCGGCTCGGATATCGCCGGTTCCCTGCGGGTCCCGGCAAGCTTCTGCGGCGTGTTCTCCCACAAGCCCACCTGGGGAATGGTCTCGCAGCGCGGCCACGTGCCCCCCGCGCCCGGCGCCCATATCGAGCGCGACCTCAATGTGGTCGGGCCGATGGCTCGATCGGCTCGTGACCTGCGTCTGCTGCTCTCGGTGATCGAGAACGGCCCCATCGCCGCCAAGGCCAGGCCCGCCGACCTTCCGTCCCTGCGCGTCGGCCTGTGGCTGGACGAGCCGCTGTTTCCGCTGGATCCAGAGGTCCGCCTGGTGCTTGAAACCCTGGCTGGCGAACTCGCCGCCGCCGGCGCCGAGATCCAGCCGATCTCCAGCCCCGTGCCGGCCGACCAGCTCATGGCCGCTTTCCAAACCCTGCTGGGGTCGATCATCGGCGGTGACCTGCCGCCCGCCCTGCAGCGGCGGGCGCGGCGGGCGCGGGCCTTGGCCGACCTGGCCGGCTCTGTCGGCATCGATCTCAAGTCCTGGGGCGGCCTGTCGCGCGCCTATGCCGCCAGCCATGCGGAGTGGATCGCCGCCGACGAGGTCCGCGCCCGGATGAGCCACGTCATGGGCGAGCTGTTCCTGCGGTTCGACGTGATCCTGGCGCCCGTGACACCGCGGGTCGCATTCCCGCACGACCACCGGCCGTTCACGGCCCGCCGGCTGCAGCTGACGGACGGGACCCAGGTCCCCTACACGGCGATGATGAACTGGGTCGCCCTGGCGACCGCCTGCCGCCTGCCGGTCACGGTGGTCCCCGCGGGCCTCGCGGCTTCAGGCCTGCCCGTAGGGATGCAGATCATCGGGCCGCGCGGCGGTGACTCCCGGACCCTGGCGGTCGCCCAGGCCATCGACGAGACCCTGCGCGGCTACATCCCGCCGCCGTCCTAGATCGCGGCCGGCGCCTCGCGCAGGTGGGCGCGCTCGTTCAGGCTGACCACGTTCCGCTGGCCGCCGCGGGCGCACATGAAACGGTGGACGCTGGTGTAGCCGGGCTCGAAGAACAGCCGCGGCTCCATCTTCAGCACATGAGCCGTCCAGACATTGATCACCCCGCCATGGCAGAAGACCGCCACGCGCCCCCCGGGATGGGCGGCGATGACCTCCTCCAGCGCCCCGACGACCTGGTCCTGGAAGGCGGGCACGTCCACGCCGTGGCCGCCTTCGGCCAGGGCTTTCCAGGCGGCGTAGTCCTCACGCTTCAACACTTCCATGGGCACGTAGGCGCCCGACTCGCGGTCGAACTCGGCCACGCCCTCGTGCAACTGCAACGCATGGCCGCCGCGGGCCACGAAGGGTTCGGCGGTCTGGACCGCGCGCCGCATGGGGCTGGACCAGGCCGCGTCGACTCCGTCGTCGGCCAGCCAGAGCGCGACGCGCCGGGCCTGGTCGTGGCCCTCCTCGGAGAGCTCCGGATCGGCATGGCCGTCGCTGCGCACCGGCAGGCCGTGTCGGACGAGAATAAGTTCCATGCCTACCGCCCCCCAGTCGAGCCGAAGCCGCCCGCGCCGCGGACGGTGTCGTCCAGGTCGGCGACCTCGGCCAGGACCGCCTGGATCACCGGGGCGATGATCATCTGGGCGATGCGATCGCCGCGGCGGATCGTGAAGGCCTCGCCGCCGTGATTGATCAGGATCACCTTCACCTCGCCGCGATAGTCGGCGTCCACCGTCCCCGGCGAGTTCAGGCAGGTGATTCCGGACTTCAGCGCCAGGCCCGAACGCGGCCGCACCTGGCCCTCGAAGCCGGAGGGGATCGCGAAGGCGAGGCCCGTCGGCACCGGAAACCGCGCGCCGGGGGCCAGCACCACGGGGGCATCCTCCGGCACGGCGGCGCGCAGGTCCATGCCCGCGGCGTCGGCGGTCTCATAACCGGGCAGCGGCAGGTCGAGATTGTGCGGCAGGCGTTTGACGGGGACGGTCGGCGTCACGAGAGCTCCTGGGCCATTCGGGCGGCGAGCTTCTGCGCCACCTGCGACTTCGCGGTCCGCTCCCATCGCTCGATTCCCCCCGCCGTGACGATAGACACCGTGTTGTCATCCCCGCCCATGACGCCCTCGAGGCTCACATCATTGGCCACGATCCAGTCGCAGCCTTTGCGCGCCAGCTTTGCCTTGGCGTAGTTTTCCACGTCGTTGGTCTCGGCGGCGAACCCCACCACCAGCTTCGGCCGGCGGGCGGAGGTCGAGAGGGTGGCCAGGATGTCGGGGTTCTCCACCAGGGCGATGGAAGGCGGGCCGCCGCCGTACTTCTTCAGCTTGGTCCCAGCCGTATCGGCGGGACGCCAGTCGGCCACCGCGGCGACGCAGACGGCGATGTCGGCCGGCAGGGCCGCCTCGCAGGCCGCCAGCATCTGGCGGGCGGTCTCCACGTCCACGCGCTTGACGCCTACTGGAGTCGGCACCGCCACCGGGCCGGCCACGAGAGTCACCTCGGCGCCGAGATCGGCCAGGGCCTTGGCGATGGCGAAACCCTGCTTGCCGCTGGAGCGGTTGGTCAGCAGGCGCACGGGATCCAGCGGTTCGGCGGTGGGGCCGGCGGTGACGATAGCGCGCTTGCCGGCCAGGGGCCGGGCCGCGGGGCCGGCAAGCGCCTGCAGGATCGCCTCGAAGATCGCGGCGGGCTCCGCCATCCGCCCGAAGCCGAACTCGCCGCAAGCCATGGCCCCCTCGTCCGGACCGACGAACAGCACGCCGTCGGCCTTCAGGGTCGCGAGGTTGCGGCGGGTGGCGGCGTGCCCCCACATCCGCACGTTCATGGCCGGCGCCATCAGGACGGGCTTGTCGGTGGCCAGCAGGGTGGTCGAGGCCAGGTCCCCGGCCAGGCCGTGGGCCGCCTTGGCCATCAGGTCGGCGGTGGCCGGCGCCACCACCACCAGGTCCGCCGAGCGCGACAGCTCGATATGGCCCATCTCGGCCTCGTCGGTGAGCGAGAAGAGCTGCGAGTAGACCTTGTCTTCGGCCAGGGCGGCCAGGGACAGCGGGGTGACGAATTCGGCGCCCGCCCGGGTGAGGATCGGCCGCACCCCAATGCCGGCCTTGCGTAGCAGGCGGGTCAGTTCCAGGGCCTTATAGGCGGCGATCCCGCCCCCGACGATCAGCAGAATCCGTTGGTCCGACAAGGTTTGACGCCCCAAGCAACAGGTCCCCGGTCATAGGCCAAACGCGGGCGCTGGACAAACATGCGTTTCTGTTCTTAATTTGTTCCACAGCTTGGCCGGCGATATTATACTTGCCGTACCCAAAAAGAACGATTAGGTTGATTCCACAAGGAGTTAGCCCGATGTCGGTTCTTTCGCAGCCCCACTTCCACAACGAAGCCGCCGCCTACGCTTACGTCGAGGCGCGCGTCTGGCCGCAAGGTCCGATTTGCCCCCATTGCGGCGGCGTGGAGCGCATTGGCCTCATGGGCGGCAAGTCCACCCGGATCGGGGCTTACAAGTGCTACCAGTGCCGCAAGCCCTTCACCGTGAAGGTCGGGACCATCTTCGAGGCCAGCCACGTTCCCCTGCGTCTGTGGCTGCAAGCCATGTTCCTGATGGCATCCTCGAAGAAGGGCGTGAGCGCCAACCAACTGCATCGCACCCTGGGCGTCACCCTCAAGACTGCCTGGTTCATGGCTCACCGCATCCGGAAGGCGATGGAGAGCGACGACGCCAACCCGTTCGGCATGGGCGGCGCGACCGTCGAAGTGGACGAAACCTTCATCGGGACCGATCCCGGCGCTCCGGCTCCCAAGAAGGGCAAGCCGCGCGGGATCAAGCAAATGCAGAAGGTCGTCTCCCTCGTGGAGCGTGAGACCGGCCGCGCCCGCTCGGTTGTCATCGACAACTACAGCCTGTCGGACATCACCCTCGTGGTTGAAGCCAACCTCCACCGCGAGGCCAACCTGCTCACCGACGAGAGCCGCATGTACACCGTGGTCGGCAAGACCTTCGCCAGCCACAACACCGTCAATCACTCCAAGGGCGAGTATGTGAACCGCCAGGACAAGGCGATCCACACCAACACCATCGAAGGCTACTTCTCGATCTTCAAGCGCGGGATGCGCGGCGTCTACCAGCACGCCGCCAAGCGCCACCTGCATCGCTATCTGGCCGAGTTCGATTTCCGCTATAGCTACCGCATCGCGCTGGGCGTGAACGATGTGCAGCGGGCTGATATGATGCTGGCCGGTGTGACCGGTAAGCGCCTCACCTATCAAACAGCTCGTGGGGCGATCTAAGGCGAAGGAAGCCGATGGCGGACAAGAAACCGAAGGACGAGGACGAGGCGCAAAGCCGAAGGTTCATCGAAGCCGCAACCGATCTCGAAGCGGCTGGCGAACTAAACCTCACCGAAAGCGAAGCCGCGTTTGAACGGCTCGTTGACAACGCCTTGCCAGCGCGGAAGCCGCCGGAAAAATAGGGGATTCCCTCAGCGAATCGAACGCGCTAAGGAAAGGGCGTCGCCCCCGCTAGGAAACGACGCCCCCCTCCTACCTCGCGCGCTTGCGCTTGGCAGGAACCTTCACGGTCTGGACATAAGCAGTCGCCTTGCGGCGGTTAGCTTCCGAGATGGGAATGATCTTCCCAGTCTTGGCGTCCTTCCCGATCTGACGGGTAGCCATTTGCACATCACCTCCAATCCGGGGCCGTTGCCCCTCGCTACAGGCATGACCTGCGGATTGTGATGATCGCGTCCGACGACTCGCCAACCGGGAAATTAACCAGTTTCTTCGCGGAAGTTGAGTCAATTCAGCCGCCTAAGCGACAGGGCTAGACTTTGCTGGTCCGGTAGTCGGGCCGGAACTGCGCCAATTCCTCCACAACGTCTTCGGGCAAGCCCATGGCGCGGGCCACTTCGCGAGTGGCCTGATCCGTGTGTTCCCAATCGGCCCGGACGTTCGCCTTAAAATGTTCGAGATGCGGGCGCCCGAAGAAGCCGAGCTTGTCTCGGGGCCGCATCAGGGCCTTCAGGTCGGCCCGGACCGGGCGAGGGTCGCCCGTCATGTTGCGGCTCGCCTGTAGACGCCAGAGCCAAGCTAATAGATCCCCCGGCTGCACCTGCGGCGTCTCCTTCGGCACAAACGAGTGTGCGCGGTAGCCGATGCGCGGGCCGAAGTCGTCCGACTTCAGCAGGAACCGCAGGTAGCGGTGAGCATCGTCCGCGTGTTTGTGGCCTTGCTCGAAAAAGAAGGCGGTCGGCGAGGTGCGGGTGAAAACGCTGCGCCAGTGGGCGATGTGGTAGAAGCAGGACATCAGGGCGAAGGCGTATGGCGTTGGCATTAGGGTGCTGGCGCGGTCTGGGAACACCTCTCCATAGGCTTCCTGATCGACCGCGACGGCCACGCCGAAGTCGCTCTTTTCCTTCGTTAGCGCGATCAGGTGCCGCGACACCTCGTCGGCGTCGGTGCGGCCCTTAAAAATGCCGGCCGTGTGCGCGCATTCGTTGGCGTGAAAGTACGGCAGGCCCCGCCGGCTCAGGTATTGGGACCACTCTTTGCCGAACTCCACCGCTTTCGACTTTCGGAAAACGTAGCCGGCCACGCATAGGACGCGAGGCTTCCGGTCCTCGTAGCTCTCGTCAAAATAGGCTTCCGAGACCGTGACCAAGTCGCCGCCATTCGGGATCAGGATGTCCAGCAGCCGAGCCGACTCGGCATGGCTATTCATCTACCACACCCCGGCCTGGGTACGCGAAGTATAACATCGCCCTTGGCCGTGTGTCTGGAGGGACTGGAATGGCAGGTTACAAGATTGCGTTGAGCGCGGGCCTGGCCCTGGTGTTGCTGGCCGCCTGCGAACGGCCTTCGGCGGTGGCCAAGAAGGAGGACGCTCCGGCTTCGACCGCATCGTCGTCGGGGTCGGGCTCGGAGACCGCAAGGACGGAGACCCGCGACGAGCCGGTGCGCGAGATCGACGGCAAGCCGATCTGGTCGGCAAGCCGCAAAGGCAGCGCCGAGGAGAACGCCCAGCGCAGTTTCGAGCGCAACGGCGAGGCCTTCGGGGCCAAGGACCTGGACGACTTCGTGCGCAAGGCCCACGCCTTCGTCGAGGACCCGCCGGCAGGGACTCAGCGCCTGACCCGGTCCAACGGCGACGTCCTGCTCTACGATCCCAAGGGCAATGTCTTCGCCGTGATCACCAAGGCCGGCGCGCCGCGCACCATGTTCAAGCCCGAAGAAGGCGCCGCCTACTGGGACGAGCAGAAGACCCGCGAGGCGAGGCGCCTGACGGCCCGCTCCGAGCGTCGGGAGCGCGACGACAGCTGATGGCCAGGCATCTCATCAGGTACGCCGATCTGGACTGGAGCCGCGCCTTCCGGGGCCGCCATCCGTTCAATCCAGCCTCGGAGATGAGCATGATCCGGGTCGGCGACCTGAGCGGGCTCACCCGACTGGGCGCCAATCTCATCCGCATCCCGCCAGGCAAGGAGAGCTTCATCCCCCACGCCCATTCGGTGGAGGAGGAGATGGTGCTGGTGATCTCGGGGTCGGGCGAGGTGGTGCTGGACGGCGTCGCCCAGGCGATCGGGCCCGGCGATTTCGTGGGCTTCCCCACCGATGGGGTGGTCCACCACCTGCTCAACACCGGCGAGGTCGACCTGGTCTATCTGACCGTCGGCGAGCGTGCCCGCGTCGAGGTCGCCGACATGCCGACCCTCGGCAAGACCACCGTCTTTCGCAACAACCGCATGGCCCTGTTCGGCCCGGACGGGGTGGAGGAGCTGTCGGCGGAAGAGTGGTTCGCTCGGATGCAGATCGAGGACTAGAGCAGCCAGGCCGCCAGCAAGAACACCAGCCCCGACGCCGCCGCCCCCACCGCGAACCAGAGGAACGGCGTTCCGCCGTGCTCCTCGACCACGGCCACAGCCGGGACCTGGGGCGGAGCCTCGATCAGGCGCGCGAGGTTGCGCAGGGCGCTGACCGCCTCTTCCGCATAACGCTTGGTCCGGGCTGCGGGGGACAATTCGCGAAGCATCCAGCGGCGCACCACCGGATCGGCGGCGGCCCAGATGTCGTGCTGCGGATCGATCCGACGGGCCACGCCCTCCACGGTCATCATGGTCTTCTGCAGCAGCACGAGCTGCGGCTGCAGGCGCATGTCGAACAGAGCGGTGATCTCGAACAGCTGGGTCAGGACCCGGCTCATGGAGACGTCGCTGACATTGCGGCCGAACACCGGCTCGCCCACCGCCCGCAGCGCCTGGGCGAAGGCCGCCACCGAGTGGCCGCGGGGCACGTAGCCGGCGTCGAAATGGGTCTGGGCGACCTTGTCGTAGTCGCGCTGCAGGAAGCCCCAGAGGATCTCGGCCAGGTAGCGGCGCTCGGCGGCGTCGAGCCGTCCGATGATCCCGAAGTCCACCGCCGTCAACTCGCAGGGCGCGGCGACGAACAGGTTACCCTCGTGCAGGTCGGCGTGGAACACGCCATGGTCAAGGGCCTGGGCCAGGAACGCCCGGATCAGCTTGTCGGCCAGGGCCGGACGGTCGAGGCCATCCAGCTCCAGGGCGGCGGGATCGGACAGCGGCGCGCCGGGCGCCCACTCCTGGGTCAGGACCCGCTTGCCCACGCCCTCCCAGACCACCTTGGGTGCGGACATGTAGCCGTCCTTGGCCATGACCTGGGCCAGTTCGTCGCCGCCGGCCGCCTCCAGCCGCAGGTCCAGCTCCAGCTCGGTGGCGCGGATCACCGTGTCGGCCAGGGCCTTCGGCTCCAGGCGCCGCGCGGGGACCGACCAGCGCTCCACCAGCCGGGCGGCCAGCCGCAGCACTTCGGCGTCTTCCGCCACCCGCCGGCCGATGCCGGGCCGCAGCACCTTGACGGCCACGCGTCGACCATCGGTGAGGGTCGCCTCATGCGCCTGGGCCAGCGAGGCCGCGGCCACCGGCTCGCCGAAGGTCGAGAACAGGCTCGCCACCGGCCGTCCCAGGGTCAGCTCCACCTCGCGCCGGGCCAGTTCGGTGGGAAAGGGCGCGAGGGCGTCCTTCAGCCGCGCCAGGTCCTGGGCGAACTCGATCCCGAAAATGTCGGCGCGGGTGGAAAGTAGCTGGCCGAGCTTGATCGCCACCGGCCCCAGCAGCTCCAGCGACCGCGCCAACCGCTCGCCGGGCCGTCCCTCTCGGGCCTGGCGTCCGGCCAGCAGCCGGAGCGCCGTACCCAGGGTCTTCACGGCGGGGGGATAGAGAGCGTCCAGCTCGCGCGGAAGCAGGGCGTCGTTGCGCGCCAACATCCATCCCGCGGCCGCGAGCCGCCCGAACGCCGCCAGCCCGCCCACCGGCTAGATCGCCCAGCCGTGGTGCATGGCGGCCACCCCGCCGGTGAAGTTCGTGTAGCCGGCGCGGCTGAACCCGGCCTTCTCGATCAGGCCGACGAAGGTCTTCTGGTCCGGGAACCGGCGGATGCTTTCCACCAGGTACTGGTAGCTCTCGCGGTCCTTGGCCACCCATTGGCCGATCTGCGGTATCACCTTGAAGGAATAGGCGTCATAGGCGCGGCGCAGGGCCTCGGTAGCCGGCTGCGAGAACTCCAGGCACAGGAACCGGCCGCCGGGCTTCAGAACCCGCCGGGCCTCGGCGAGGGCCGCGGAGATATCGGTGACGTTGCGGATGCCGAAGGAGATCACATAGGCGTTGGCGCAGGCGTCGGGCAGCGGCAGGCGCTGGGCGTCGCCCACGGCCCAGACGATCTCCGGCTCCCCGCCCCGCTCACGGCCGGCGGCGATCATCTCGGCGTTGTAGTCGACCACGATCACCGAGGCGTCGGGACCGCCGCGTCGTTCCTGCGCACGCCGGGCCATCTTCGCGAAGCGTCGGGCCATGTCGCCCGTGCCGCCTGCGCAGTCGATTATGGTCTCGCCCGGCTGCGGATTCAGGCGGGCGGCGACGGCGTCCTTCCACAGCCGGTGGACGCCCCCGCTCATCAGGTCGTTCATCAGGTCGTAGCGGCTGGCGACGCGGTCGAAGACCCCACGCACCAGGCGCGGTTTCTCGGCGGGGTCGACGTCGCGGAATCCGAAGGTGGCGGCGGGTCCGGTCATGCAGGCGTCTTAGCCTTGTCGCGCGCGCAACGCCATGCCACTCCACGTTCCATGCCCGAACTTCCCGAGGTCGAGACCGTCCGCCGCGGCCTGCAGCCGGTGCTGGAAGGCCGCCGCCTGGCCCGCGTGGAGGCCCGCCGCGCCGACCTGCGGTTCCCGTTCCCCGAAGGCTTCGTCCAGCGGCTCACCGGCGCGACCATCCAGCGCCTGGACCGCCGCGCCAAGTATCTGATCGCCGAACTGGACCGGGGTGAGACCCTGGTGATGCACCTGGGCATGAGCGGCCGATTCGAGATCGCCAGACCGCAGGGCGCCGTCCGGCCCGGAGAGTTCCACTACGCCGCCGACCCGGATCCCAAGCACGCGCATGTGGTGCTGGACACCGAAGATGGCGGCCGGGTCACCTATTACGACCCCAGACGTTTCGGCTACATGGCCCTGCTCGACACCGCCACCCGCGACCAGCATCCCTGGTTCGCGGGCCTCGGCCCCGAACCTCTGTCGCCCGCCTTCGATGCGAACCTGCTGGAGAAAGCCTTCGCCGGCCGCAAGCAGGGTCCCAAGACCCTGCTGCTGGACCAGAGGATCGTCGCCGGCCTGGGCAATATCTATGTCTGCGAGGCGCTCAACCGGGCGCGGATCTCGCCCTTCAAGCCGGCCGGCGGGATCACGCCGGCCAGGCTCGGCCCTCTGGTCGAGATCATCCGCGAGGTGTTGAACGAGGCCATCGCCGCGGGCGGCTCCACCCTGCGCGACTACGCCGCCGCCGACGGGGCCCTGGGCTATTTCCAGCACCGTTTCCGCGCCTATGACCGCGAGGGCCAGGCCTGCCTCAACGAGGGCTGTGGTGGCGTCGTTGCCCGCCAGGTCCAGGCCGGCCGCTCCACCTTCTTCTGCCCCGACTGCCAAGAGTGAATCGACGCATGCTCTCAAAGGCTCTCCTCGCCGGGCTCTTCGGCCTCGCCCTCGCCGCCTGTGGGCCCGCGCAGGCCAAGCCGCCGTACTGGATCGTGCGCGACGCCGATTCAGAGGTGATGCTGTTCGGGTCGGTCCACGTGCTGCGGCCGGACCTCGACTGGCGGCCGCCCGAACTGGACGCCGCCCTGGCCAGGGCCGACGACCTCTGGTTCGAGCTGCCGATCGACGCCATGTCGGAGGCGCGCACCGCCCAGCTCGCAGCCCGGCACGGCCTGATGCCGGAGGGCAAGACCCTCACCAGCCTGCTCTCGCCGCAGGGCGCCCAGCGCCTGGCGAGGGCGTCGGAAAGCCTGGGGGTCAGCCTGGCGGTGATGGATCGACTGGAGCCTTGGTTCGCCGAGGTGCTGCTGGCCGGGGCCCAGTTCCGCAAGGCCGGGGCCGATACCTCCGGCGGGGTGGAGAAGACCCTGTCGGCCAGCGCCCCGGCCTCGGCCCAGCGCAAGGCCTTCGAGACCCCCGACGAACAGATCGCCATCTTCGATTCCGCGCCGCTCATCGATCAGGCCGCCTCCCTGGAGCGCAGCCTGATCGAGCTGGACGCCAATCCCGACGCCTATGAGGCCCTGGTGGCCGACTGGATGGCCGGCGACCTGGCGGGTATCGACGAGCAGGCCCTGGAGCCCCTCCGCGAGGTCGCCCCCGCCCTCTATGCGCGGCTGGTCACCGATCGTAACGCCCGCTGGCTGGCGGCGCTCCGCACGCGCCTTGCCGGTCAGGGCCGGACCGTGGTCGTGGTGGGCGTCGGACACCTGGTGGGCGAGGACGGCCTGCCCGCCCGCCTGCGAGCGCTTGGCTATTCGGTCGAGGGGCCTTAGAGGCCAGTCCAGGGACAACCGCGCGAGGCTGGCATGAGCTACGAGACCCTGATCGTCGAGGCGCATGACGCCGTCACCCTGATCAAGTTGAACCGGCCCGAGGCGCTGAACGCGCTCAACAGCCAATTGCTCGCCGAACTCTGCGCCGCCCTGGACGCGGCCGAAGCCGACGACAGCGTCCGCTGCCTGGTGCTGACTGGCTCGGAGCGCGCCTTCGCCGCCGGCGCCGACATCAAGGAGATGTCCGACAAGTCCTACGCCCAGATGTTCAAGCAGGACTTCTTCGGAGCCAGCGCCCGGCGCATCGAGCAGTTTCGCAAGCCGATCATCG
This genomic stretch from Phenylobacterium sp. LH3H17 harbors:
- the mutM gene encoding bifunctional DNA-formamidopyrimidine glycosylase/DNA-(apurinic or apyrimidinic site) lyase; amino-acid sequence: MPELPEVETVRRGLQPVLEGRRLARVEARRADLRFPFPEGFVQRLTGATIQRLDRRAKYLIAELDRGETLVMHLGMSGRFEIARPQGAVRPGEFHYAADPDPKHAHVVLDTEDGGRVTYYDPRRFGYMALLDTATRDQHPWFAGLGPEPLSPAFDANLLEKAFAGRKQGPKTLLLDQRIVAGLGNIYVCEALNRARISPFKPAGGITPARLGPLVEIIREVLNEAIAAGGSTLRDYAAADGALGYFQHRFRAYDREGQACLNEGCGGVVARQVQAGRSTFFCPDCQE
- a CDS encoding TraB/GumN family protein; protein product: MLSKALLAGLFGLALAACGPAQAKPPYWIVRDADSEVMLFGSVHVLRPDLDWRPPELDAALARADDLWFELPIDAMSEARTAQLAARHGLMPEGKTLTSLLSPQGAQRLARASESLGVSLAVMDRLEPWFAEVLLAGAQFRKAGADTSGGVEKTLSASAPASAQRKAFETPDEQIAIFDSAPLIDQAASLERSLIELDANPDAYEALVADWMAGDLAGIDEQALEPLREVAPALYARLVTDRNARWLAALRTRLAGQGRTVVVVGVGHLVGEDGLPARLRALGYSVEGP